From a single Portunus trituberculatus isolate SZX2019 chromosome 15, ASM1759143v1, whole genome shotgun sequence genomic region:
- the LOC123504236 gene encoding ORM1-like protein 2 — protein MLSGGHGEVNPNSSWHSSRGAWISYLAGVLALHLFLLSIPVLSIPTAWTLTNVIHNLANYLFLHQIKGTPWQLLDQGKARRMTAWEQIDYGQQFTTTRKFITIIPIVLFLLTSFYTKYDFNHFAVNFATLLLVLIPKLPQFHMVRLFGINKY, from the exons atgctgTCTGGTGGGCATGGAGAGGTCAACCCTAACTCCTCTTGGCATAGCAGTCGAGGGGCATGGATTTCCTATCTGGCTGGCGTGTTGGCACtgcacctctttcttctctccatcccagTCCTATCTATACCTACTGCCTGGACACTCACCAATGTCATCCATAATCTG GCAAACTATCTGTTCCTTCACCAGATAAAAGGAACACCTTGGCAGTTGCTGGACCAAGGAAAGGCTCGGCGGATGACAGCTTGGGAACAAATTGACTATGGACAGCAGTTTACAACAACACGCAAATTTATCACCATAATACCCATTGTTTT GTTCCTCCTCACCAGTTTCTACACAAAATATGACTTCAATCACTTTGCTGTCAACTTTGCAACGCTGCTACTTGTGCTGATTCCCAAGCTTCCTCAGTTCCATATGGTTCGCTTATTTGGAATCAATAAATACTGA